The following proteins are co-located in the Parus major isolate Abel unplaced genomic scaffold, Parus_major1.1 Scaffold494, whole genome shotgun sequence genome:
- the LOC109022430 gene encoding cell wall adhesin EAP1-like, translated as MDQKTSNPTWRPQPGDPNPDEETSTWTRRPQPGDPDPSEGTLTPTRRPRPGPGDPDLETPIQMRRPQPGPGDPDLDQETPTRRPRPQPGDPDPRDPDLDQETSIQMRRPRPGPGDPNQETPTQALYVGDTAGTNDTVTVTVTAAGGGTEESGTDAPPARRERNVTGRTEEGNATTVGSVTRATTVGSVTGATIVGSVTGATTVGNVTRAITSGSVMGRNGTVTAVVSANTDHDVVTSSDHDVVTTTERDMMVSANTDHDVVTSTDHDVVTSTDHDVATSSDHDVVTTMDHDVVTSTERATRVRGSVPMATTTGDNTTTVPPERRVRNVTGWSVRSHSGATTLEGETAAVDGDTAVTPSDLAEGETTAMEGENEVTEGDTEATPIEGDTEATPMEGDTEATPVATTVRNTRATTVESDTTTMLPELLGGLSRATTMESDTTAMGNATRATTMESDTTAMPVATMGGHTRAMENNTRATTMESDTRAMGNTTRATTLESHTLSTLPIVPADVTSTPAPPNATNTTLDVTETTAVTPQAPPNATEATGALGHGSAGTTGDVLSSTATSAVATVATICLFLPHGSSPPASGCPGGVTGFRVGVSWGGVSFPRVSWGEDEEEDEGSGVSWGLLGWDLLSGVS; from the exons ATGGACCAGAAGACCTCCAACCCAACCTGGAGACCCCAACCTGGAGACCCCAATCCAGATGAGGAGACCTCGACCTGGACCAGGAGACCCCAACCAGGAGACCCCGACCCAAGTGAGGGAACCTTGACCCCAACCAGGAGACCCCGACCTGGACCAGGAGACCCCGACCTGGAGACCCCAATCCAGATGAGGAGACCCCAACCTGGACCAGGAGACCCCGACCTGGACCAGGAGACCCCAACCAGGAGACCCCGACCCCAACCAGGAGACCCCGACCCAA GAGACCCCGACCTGGACCAGGAGACCTCGATCCAGATGAGGAGACCCCGACCTGGACCAGGAGACCCCAACCAGGAGACCCCGACCCAA GCGTTGTACGTCGGTGACACCGCGGGGACGAACGACACGGTGACGGTGACGGTGACGGCGGCGGGGGGTGGCACCGAGGAGAGCGGCACGGACGCGCCACCGGCGAGGAGGGAGAGGAATGTCACGGGAAGAACTGAGGAGGGAAATGCCACCACGGTGGGAAGTGTCACCAGGGCCACCACGGTGGGAAGTGTCACCGGGGCCACCATCGTGGGAAGTGTCACCGGGGCCACCACGGTGGGAAATGTCACCAGGGCCATCACCAGTGGCAGCGTCATGGGAAGGAACGGCACGGTCACCGCGGTGGTCAGCGCCAACACGGACCATGATGTTGTCACCAGCTCTGACCATGACGTGGTCACCACCACAGAGAGGGACATGATGGTCAGTGCCAACACGGACCATGATGTGGTCACCAGCACTGACCATGACGTGGTCACCAGCACTGACCATGATGTGGCCACCAGCTCGGACCATGACGTGGTCACCACCATGGACCATGACGTGGTCACCAGCACAGAGAGGGCCACCAGGGTCAGGGGCAGTGTCCCCATGGCCACCACCACAGGGGACAACACCACGACGGTGCCACCAGAGCGGCGGGTGAGAAACGTCACGGGCTGGTCCGTGAGGAGCCACAGCGGGGCCACCACCCTGGAGGGTGAGACCGCAGCCGTGGACGGTGACACCGCGGTCACTCCCTCAGACCTCGCGGAGGGAGAGACCACGGCCATGGAGGGTGAGAACGAGGTCACCGAGGGTGACACCGAGGCCACCCCCATAGAAGGTGACACCGAGGCCACCCCCATGGAAGGTGACACTGAGGCCACACCGGTGGCCACCACAGTAAGGAACACCAGGGCCACCACCGTGGAAAGTGACACCACGACGAtgctgccagagctcctgggagGCCTCAGCAGGGCCACCACCATGGAAAGTGACACCACGGCCATGGGGAATGCCACCAGGGCCACCACCATGGAAAGTGACACCACGGCCATGCCGGTGGCCACCATGGGAGGCCACACCAGGGCCATGGAGAACAACACCAGGGCCACCACCATGGAAAGTGACACCAGGGCCATGGGGAACACCACCAGGGCCACCACCCTGGAGAGCCACACCCTGTCCACCCTCCCCATTGTCCCTGCTGACGTCACCTCAACGCCAGCCCCGCCCAATGCCACCAACACCACCCTGGATGTCACCGAGACCACGGCGGTGACGCCCCAGGCCCCGCCCAATGCCACCGAAGCCACCGGGGCGCTGGGCCACGGCTCTGCCGGGACCACCGGGGACGTTCTGAGCAGCACGGCCACCTCCGCTGTGGCCACCGTGGCCACCATCTGCCTCTTCCTCCCACACGGCTCCAGCCCCCCGGCCAGTGGGTGTCCTGGGGGGGTCACGGGGTTCAGGGTGGGGGTCTCCTGGGGTGGGGTCTCCTTCCCAAGGGTCTCCTGGGgtgaggatgaagaggaggatgaaggtTCTGGGGTGTCTTGGGGTCTCTTGGGGTGGGATCTCCTCTCGGGGGTCTCCTGA